The nucleotide sequence cgctcggaactggggcagtgaatgacagTGCTATTCAAACGCTTGGCCGAGCttcacaaaagctcgtctttgacccctgcaggaggggattataaaaggaggacaaataggttgtcacaaatttTTCGACGATTTATCTAGAACGACAaattgaaggaccgcaaggatttcaggtagatatcgggtttcacccgaattctggaaaacttgttcgggggggggggaactatcgtgaaaaatcgggtttaacgcgaaaatgaagaaccctaGGTATACTGTGCACAAGCTGGTAAATGCTTACTACCACTGTTGGTTACAGAAAATATtgtttccggtaactgaaaaaagtcggcttttcgtttccgtttctggactACTTTCGGTAGCGGCTTCTGCTTCCTCTTAAGAATctcgtttctgtttccgacgtaatttcggtactggtttctgtttctcatccccaactcgtactgtctggctttggctttttcatgtcagatattctagttacataatgAATGTGACTTCACTTCCTTGACAAAAGATATCGCGCTTGTACAGATAACAACAGATTTGGAGCAGGAAATAGCCTTATGCAGTGGGTGGAAAACAACAGCTTTGGTTTTAAGGGGGTTAATTATCAAATAATTTTTTGTAGACCACGTGTAGAAGGTTGATAAGAAGTTGTTCATCTTTGTTGTTAAATCTGTGAGACACTTTCCTTGCAGGAATAGGGCggtgtcatcagcataagctACAAAAAGGGGTcagacctcgtcaagctgcagtttttgcagctttttgtctgtattccctcaccaagtgtcattggtgaaataaattattattattattaatgcaaaaggacagccacgCCAACACAAACGctaaagactttaatgcaaagttcgtcagGAATCTTATATGCCGCAAGTAGATGCCTCTCAGGTTGCGGAAATACGtgcctttaagtttcaaaagtctccgctcgtgcgcaaaaataacacgtcatccaaCACTTCCGCGTCCATCTTGACGTGCAGTAggctcaacacgaaagaaagtcccgaaaataaacggatgaatgaatgaatgaatggaagaatagtgcggatatgtataattttcatattaatgCGAAAACACCgagggaaacgtcctgcgaatttggtttccATTAACGTTGccacttttgaatttcgtttccgctTCACACAATGGCAAGGGGGAAATGTTCAACGCATCCTTTACTACGCAGGCTATGGCAATGTGCAGCACAGCCGTCAACTTCAGCAAGCAATCCTGCGTCTGCAGAGGGGCAAGGTTTGTCGGGAGTACTTAGACAACTGGATCCTGGAAGGACAAGTCTGTACTACGGCCGTCAGGGGATATCCACAACAGGTTAGTCACAGCAGTCACACAGCAGTCCTACACACTGTCCTACGCTCGTTCTCAATCTTCACTGCAAACCGAGAGCCATGTCACGTTtccatacctgccaacttgggaacatccaaattaGAGAGATTTCAAAAGCGGGGGGGGTAGGTAGGAAGGAGAAAGCCATTGTTGGGtggcttttatttgcatatgtaaCAGGAGCACACTTCACCCCAGCAGGCTCATCgggcacaagttttgcagcaacagactttgccctctccaagaaactatctgggtgTCAAGCTGTGACAAGGCTATAACACTTTCTCAAAAGTGACGCGAGGACACAAAACTATGTCTCTGTTCTCTTTGCGAGGTACGCTAGGTCAAAACATCTAGTGCAAGGGCACTTTTGTCGCCCGAAAATATGGAGGAAATGCCCGGAAACTACAAGTGCTAGAACTCGAACCATGACCAGAACCCCGTAACACAGAGGCTCCGGGAAGTGGCAGTGATGCCAATGGCAATTGGGCTGGTATTGGATTCACGTTTTCGTCTGTGTGCccagagaaaaagcaggcgtttgagatatagagagggaaactgcattttccgggagatttgcttctcggccgtacaatcgtacaaaccggtccgaatccgggagtctcccggatgaatcgggagagttggcaggtatgcgtTTCATTTCGTCCCGCTACAGTATGTGGTCGGCCCGAGTCGGAAACTTAGGATTTGGAAATTTTGCGGTTTACGTGAAAGCTCTGTCTCAGCACTGTTCTCTTAGCACAGGTACGTGTCTAAAGCCTCCATTGCACTGCTCCTTGCAGGATGATTTCGGAGCTCCGCTGTGGTACAATGAAGGAGGGTGGAGACTTCTGGGTGTGTTTTCCTGGTATGCTGAAACCTACGACGGAGACGTTGTTTCTGTCTTTACAACGACGACCGACCATCAGAAGTGGCTCCAGCAATTTACCAGAAACAAGCGCAGACAATACGAATAAAGTGATACCAGTAGGTGCTTTGACTGTTGACTATACATTTATGGTTGTCGTCACTTACAAGGTTGCCTACAGGGTGGCAGCAGATCTGTTACCGTATGTTTTCCACGGCTGCGTGCACCGACAGCtgaaacaaaaaacaagggTGTGGTCAATCGACAGATGCAACGTAGCTTTACGATAGCCCGAATAGTTCGAATAACCAGACTCTGAATTTACTATATTGATTTCCACAGTTAGTACACTTTctgaccaaaacaaaaatgGAGGAGCGCATTAACTACCGAGGAAAAAATGGATCATAACACTCACACTCGAGGTGCTCTCAACTACCATTACCGTAATTTCgcgcgtataagccgcaggacccatttttttaggaacattttgaaaactTTCGGGCAGATGAGCCGCACTCGCACTTGGCAGGGccgtgctgttccagagacactgtcggccctttcgttaaaaccggcgtatggaGAAAATACGAGGGAACAacagtcatcagataagccgcagagcacccgtgagaaaaaaaaaaaattgtgcataagccacggctaatacgcgtgaaattacggcgCATTCTACTTCCCACCAGTATCTGGGCTGGCACGCCTAGAACCATGGGCACTAGATGCATGGGGTACCAACATTCGTTGAACAAATTAGCAAGCGATCCTGGTGTACCGCAGGAAGAGGAGGGACGAACTGCATAGGTGCAGTGCATAGGAGCATGCACATACACAAAAGGGGCCAACGGTGACAAGCACGGCGTCCAACAACCAGCGCAGTACTACCTTCCCGGTACCTTGTAAAAAGGGAATAAGTCTACTTATCCTCTTATTGCATACGGGGATTAAATTGTCTGTATCAGTGCCACAATTCTGCGTGCAACAGAGGAAACCACTCACGCAATTTCAAACAAACGTATTCGTGCTTCCCGAAAACTCTGTCCCGGCGTTGACCGAGAGTGGCGCAATACTTCTCAGTAAACTTCTGGGGAACGTATATTTATAGTGCAGTGTATGCGCGATAGATAACTTTGTCCAGAAGGGAGTCGGGCAGCACCATTGGATCATCTGCGTGGAATGATCCGGCTCTTTCAACCAACGTTCAGTTGCCCAACAAAAGTTGGGACAGCGTTAATTATGCGAGCAAACAATGAGTATGAAACAGCTAGAATGTCATTCGTTGGAAATGACAACTTCATACATGAcgagggttgccacctttcggagtgaaaaatactggctgagggagaggaggtggaatatagggagaggaggaaagggaaagtgggtgaggaacggtctagctggctcgacacaaccaccagcagctttgcacaaccactgctcttgtcccctccgaacacaagacgtaatgaataacaatgataataataataataatgaataactaagaaaacgactggtgactgcggagtttggtctgtgctccagatttattcgagctgcagtggaatgttgaaggaaaaaccccgtaaaagcccttacgaaaggtcttgagccacaaataccggcaaaaggctgccggtatcaccttcctaccggcaacggcagaggaagcaaataaccggtcgtgccggtataataccggcctggtggcaaccctatacGTGACAGGTGTATCAGAGGAAGGGAAtagtgagtgagagagagagtttatgggtttaatggcacaaaggcaacaaaggccaagagagcgccaaaactatggtgagtgtgtgggagatgattatgggagccatgatgtgagagtgtgtgtgtgtgtgatactTAAAAGCTATCAACAGGTATGAGCAATGAGACGGACCAGGATcagagagagaggaggacgacgataacaagtgagtgtggcagttaaaagctatctacaagtgtgagcgatgagctgatccaggatgagatatttacacGAGGAGTTCGgcgatattggataaaagcggagcaatgcttaacatctacatctgactaagtaaggagtgtcacccagtagaaaagctgggtggagtgggacatggtatttGGGATATAGTGCGGTGACATCACGTTTGGTCCAGGGTGACGCCACACCAGAGTCACAGTGGGAGGGCATGCCGTGAGTTGTTGCAGTACGCTAAAAAACACACAACGCTGCCTCATTCTGCCCGCAGTTAAGACACCTGTGACTGCTCCCCggccctggcgatgaagctccccattcatcatcttgtaataaagttgttgttgttgttttttttgggTAGCGACATACCGTGTTTCCTTCTAGGTCGTGTTGCTGCTGCCTGGTAGCATTGATGAAGCCATCTTTGTTTCCAAATCGAACGAACCCATACCCTTTCGACATCCCTGTATCCTTGTTCTGAAAGACATCAGCACTGAATGAAACACGAGCACGAGGTATTGTGCAACTGCTGCTCAAGTGACGAACTGGACTTACAAAGATAACCATGGCAGATGACACATATCCAAACTGTGAAAAGTAGTCGCGCAGTTCCTCTGAAGAGGACAAGGAAAGTTATTAGGCATCCGCTTCTACGTACTTCTGTCGGTAAGACGCCGGCGTGCGGAACTTAGCGGTAACCCCTCGAAAGAAGGCGCCCTTACGTTCGACCTTGTTATGTATTTACACCAGTTCGAAGGGCTAATTGGTACTACATATGATTTTTGCACAAACTTACTTTTCCCAACTGTCCAGCTTAAATTACCGACGAACACTCGGAGTCCTTGCCTCAACGAagccattttctgtattttctgcGGATTAACTTGGATTGTACGCTCTCAAGCCAAAAAGATCCAGGAAAAGCCGGCTGTGGATCCACCTTGCAGTGAGGGAATAAAAACTACAAAAGCGTAAAACACTGAATATTAAACAGCAGTAGCGAGACTTAGCTGAAACATAACACGCATTTTATTGCTAAGGAATAAAATGTGACAAAGGAGATTACTACAATACTTTTCACCATTCACGGGAAAGCGCCTGCGTGGTGCTCTTGTCTTGACTTCGTACTCCGCCATTGCACCTCCTTTTCCTTCGTGCTCCTTCAGCAGTTTGCACGTGTCTCCCAAGCTCTCGCAATGGCTTTCGGCGACCTGAAATCTGACAGCGGTCTGAACTCCCTCAACGACCATCTCACTCACAAAAGCTACGTCGAGGGGTACCAGCCATCCCAAGCAGACGTCGCGGCTTTCGAGGCCCTTTCTGCCGCACCGGCTGCCGACAAGTACCCCCATGCTCTCCGGTGGTACAACCACATCAAGTCGTTCTCGAAATCTGAGCAGGCTTCGTTCCCCGGCCAGAAGGGAGCACCAAAGGCGGCGGCGACGAAGACCGCTGCTCCTGCTgccgacgacgatgacgacgtcgACCTGTTCGGCTCCGACGATGAGCCCGACGAAGAGGCCGAGAAGGCCCGCGAGGAGCGACTGAAGGCTTATGCCGAGAAGAAGGCCAAGAAGCCAGGCGTCATTGCGAAGTCCAGCGTAATCCTCGACGTGAAGCCATGGGACGATGAAACCGACATGAAGGAATTAGAAAAGTGCGTCAGGAGCGTGGGCTGTGACGGTTTGGTCTGGGGAGTCTCGAAGCTTGTTCCTTTGGCGTACGGTATTCACAAGCTGCAAATTGTGTGTGTGGTCGAAGACGAGAAGGTCAGCATCGACTGGCTGTCGGAGGAGATCCAAAATTTCGAGGACTACGTACAGTCTGTGGATGTAGCTGCTTTCCAGAAAATTTAATGAGTGTTCTTTTTAAATAAATGCTTGCTTTGTTGCGATATCTCGTTCCTTGAGTCACTCTTATTGCCCGGTATGCATGCAAGAAGCCCTTAATGAAGTGTAGGAACGGCCTTTCGGCATTTTATTAGTGTAACTGCTCACTTTCCTGCGATGTTGTACCCATTACCAAAATGTGGTGTCACGATACCAATACTAGTCATTTGAGTAAAAAATAGCAAAATACCCGTATCGATACTCCTTTTCGAAGGTAACAGAGTACCACCACcattgctaaaaaaaaaagcaagactaCTTTTGCTGAAAATACAACGATACATACATCAAAGCCTCACTTACAGGGACATCCATTTGTATAATAACGAATTGGGTGTAGATAGTTTCGCAGCAAAAAGACAGAAGGCAGATATTTATTATGTAGCTTCGACACTTTGCTAGAGTTTTATCTATACCTAGTCCTCAACACTTTCTCCTGCCATCTTTGCACGCCGTGGTTTCTCCGGCAGCCGACAGACAATTACGCTAGCGTCAGGCCCACATATATACCGTGGGGTccgacgacaaaaaaaaaacctatccgaagttaacaagcATGAGCACGACTCAGTGTGACATGACAGcatagcagtggaatccaggtTGCACTGTTAAGGACTTGAAccctgttcgttgacctcaactcttttgttgagccCAGCTTGGTTATTTCCTCCAGGTTTgaacaaaaaaaatgaaaatgtgtGAGGCATAATACCCCTTACGTATCACATGGTTCTGTCCACAGGCTTCTAGTTGAGTAATAGGCACACCCATAACAAAGTAAGAAATATGATCAGTGAAGAGCAtcaccataaatttgtaacggaagtaCTCTTCCGATACCGATTTAAAAAAGTACGGCGATCCGCATTTCGATACCGAAAGCAGTAACGATTATGGCAACGGCGTTGCTTTTAACGGAGCTACGTACAACATTGCTTTCCTGTTATGTCTGTTTCAGCTTCAGGTTGCATATTTCAGAGCTGAAGGAGCCGTTGAAATATCCAGTTATGAATAGCAACCGGTACATTCTATTTGAAGAAGAGAAATTTACACAACATGGTGTGTTACTCCTATTCTGCAATATTGGGTTCTAGGGTTCCCAGACATGTGAGCAATAGAAGTGTCCTGCGTACCACTTCCTTCACTATCAGTGACATGACTAAATGGCATCAAGCACTGCACCTAACGGTTACTAGGATGCAGGATGTAATTACGACGTATTAGGATGTAATTATGATGTAATGTGGGACTTTCAAATCCTGCCTCACGGAAAGTCTCGGAGAGACCAATTTTGGTACAATTCCCTCAGTAGTCAAATCCTCTATATGTGTAAGGCTCACAGCTCAAATTGCTCCAAAATGGACACTAGCACGGAACCTTCCTGAACTGAGGTGCGTTCCATGTCCTCCGTTgttacgctttttttttccaaGGAGGTCCGTCAATGTAGAACGTGTGGGCATAAAATCAATGATGCAACACAGTGTAAACTGAGCTTTACTACAAACATCGTTATGACATAGAGAAAACACCGTTCTCAGTACACGTGCAAATAGTAACATCAAAACTTGGACAACACAGGGATTAGGCCACAAAACTTATTCACTTCCAAAGTGCGCATGAAGTAGTCGTTGAACAAGGAGCCATTCGCTAGAGCTCTTCTAAAATCAATGATATACAAAAGACTACTCAAGAGTTAATTCTAAAGCACCTCAATGTAGTACCACAATATGAACAGTGTGTTTGCCTGAAGAAAGATGTTAGTTACAGGGGATGCAACACTTTGATAAATGTGGTTCATTGTTTCGTGCAAACATTGTACTGCAAGCCAGTATTTAAAGGGGCACCAAAAAAGTGGAAAAGATCCCCTTTGATcaacgtttttgttttttttttcgttttttttttttgttcttgaatCATAAATGCTACAGCTGATGGATcatgttccttttgtgttggtttCAAGGTAATGGCATCATTCACTcagcgaggagaaatttttgcactttagtgtacCTTTAAGAACACACAAAATTTTTTTTACTGCATGTCATAGTTGGTGAGGCAGAAACCATTGAACAAACTTCCATGCCGAGCGATGACGTCAGAGCAGCACGATCACCTGGTCATTCTCATAAGTTCTCGAAAGTATATGACCTGGTTGCTGCTGCCTCACTGGTGGGAAGCCTGCTCTGATCTCAGTGCGTAATGAGTATTCGCAGTGCCGATTTTCTTTGCGTCTAACGCCCCCTTAATTGACGCCCCCTTAACCACCTTAATTGATGGCCTTGCAGTTGTGTCCTCCGTGTTGCTGTATGGTTGTACCTCCGACCAACGCAGTCTCTATCATAACGTGACTTGTTATTCAAGTACTTGTGACCTACCCCAGTCCATCCAACAAGACACAGTTCGCAGGGTTCTtgtaaacctcgctaaattcCTACACGCAACAGGTACGTTCCcctcgagtttatctagggaagGACATATCTTTGAAGGCCTGAAGTGATCCATGCTAGTCAATGGGAGATAAAACCAAATCAGTTCTCTCAACATGCATGGCTGTGATATCTGGGCCGAAACGATtggattgcaatcaacaaaaatCAACAATGAAACTTTGAGATGCACAACTGCCACATATTGTTGTATTCCGCCACTTGTCTTGGTTGGCTGTACCTCGCTGTTACACTGATTAACTACTCCGCGACATACTTCGAAGGCACATTTACTCAATGCGTAACGAGAAAAGTGAGCATGCTATGCTTTGAAACCGTAAAACAGCTGCAAAAATAAACGAGactacatatatatgtatacacaACAAGCTTGACAGCGGGCACGTGTCATTGGCAATGTGTTTCACTTCTTTTAATTTGTTCGGTAACTTTTGGAAAAGCAAAATTTTTGTGCACCGAGCTTTTGGTAATTCCTTTGGCCTTGGCTCAAGCCGGTTGACTAGCGTATTTTCCTCTCAGTTGATGCATCAAGAATGTGGTAGTTATTCTGTGCTGCACAGGAATTCTGTTCCCAGCACTCAACCCACCCGACACAAGAGATGTTAAAGCACCGCCCACAATTTTCAAAAGGAAATATATATTCCGCGAATATAAACAGCACTGGCCACATGACACAGATGTCACCCACACCCAACTACAGGGCTCcaaccccccaccccaccccacccccccgAGATAAAAATCTGGTGCAAATCCCCGACCCCAAAAGTTACGCGGCTTGCTGAGTAGCAGAGACTCCACACGCAGTGCAGCAAATAGAGAAGTTATTTCGAGGGACTAATGCACAAACGTATAGCAGCCATAATTTATTCAATATCTCTACCTATAGATAAaagtaataaataaaaatgtgaACCTAAATATAGTAAGTGTATACGTGACAAATAAATAGACATGTTATAACATTACGCAGCCATcatgcgcacacacacacacacacacacaaagtgtGTTGCCTCATGAGTTGACCACCCCTTGAAAGTCAACAGATTTCATTATAGACCCCCAGAAGTAGTCATAACTAAATAGATGTCATAAACCTAAAGCGACTCAGCGTGCAACAACACACCAGCTATGACTTCAACTCAAATGCTACAGAAATTGTAGCACGTGGGTAATTTCACATGGTGCCAACAGAAAGACAAGTAACATCAGTGGCTATGGTCATTTTTGCTACATCATCATGCTTTACTGATACGCACACTGTTGTTCATCCTACGTACTGCTTTCTATGGTGTTGCAAACGTGTCAAACTGCGTCGAGGGTGACTTCAATCCAATCTACTGATCTTCTTATGTGACCCGCAGtatagaaaacaaaaaaatactCTACAACGCTTCCTAGCATACACATCTGGTAAGTATCTAATGtcagaaaagataaataaaacATACTTGTTCTTTGAATGTCACCCATTAGGTGGCAGCCAATAGGGCTACCGATTAACATAGGTGTAAGGAATGAATAATTTCCGCAAAGTAAGCGGTTGTTACTATTCCCCCCCGCAGAATGCATTGTGGTTGCAGACGTCACATGTGTAGAAACAAAAATTGCTTTCTGGAGGCAGCACTGAGCAAAGGTGGCGTTAAAAATTCGACTAGAACCAGAGAGCAGCCTTTGGTAATTATTAAACGTGAGAGTAAGTTGGCATGCATCCAGATATTTGTTAAAATACGTCGTGCTGGCGTTGTCAGAGAAAGGCCCGCATATTATTTCTGTTGGAAACGACACAACTTAAACTGATTCTCATACATAGTGCAAATGATGACTCAGCATGTATATTGAGTTTGCTAGGAATCAATTTAAAGGGGCATTCCACTACATAATCACCTGCAACCCAGCACCCACCTGCACCTGCCAGGCAGAGCAATCGCATCACTAGCAAGAACGATGCAAAATCGTTTtgatatattattattattattattattattattataataaacCTG is from Ornithodoros turicata isolate Travis chromosome 8, ASM3712646v1, whole genome shotgun sequence and encodes:
- the LOC135367232 gene encoding elongation factor 1-beta-like, with the translated sequence MAFGDLKSDSGLNSLNDHLTHKSYVEGYQPSQADVAAFEALSAAPAADKYPHALRWYNHIKSFSKSEQASFPGQKGAPKAAATKTAAPAADDDDDVDLFGSDDEPDEEAEKAREERLKAYAEKKAKKPGVIAKSSVILDVKPWDDETDMKELEKCVRSVGCDGLVWGVSKLVPLAYGIHKLQIVCVVEDEKVSIDWLSEEIQNFEDYVQSVDVAAFQKI
- the LOC135367235 gene encoding SRA stem-loop-interacting RNA-binding protein, mitochondrial-like, which codes for MASLRQGLRVFVGNLSWTVGKKELRDYFSQFGYVSSAMVIFNKDTGMSKGYGFVRFGNKDGFINATRQQQHDLEGNTLSVHAAVENIR